A single genomic interval of Ramlibacter sp. harbors:
- a CDS encoding PLP-dependent aminotransferase family protein has translation MKLNDLKTTDWTLARRAEKMNPSVIREILKVTERPGIISFAGGLPSPKTFPIDAFSEACAKVLREDGQAALQYAASEGYAPLREAVAAQLPWMVDPSQVLITTGSQQGLDLVAKVLIDAGSRILVETPTYLGALQAFAPMEPEVVSVASDAEGVDVDDLARKATGARFLYVLPNFQNPTGRTMSEARRAALSARAAELGLPLIEDNPYGDLWFDAPPPLPLTARNPEGCIYMGSFSKVLAPGLRLGYVIAPKAVAPKLLQAKQAADLHSPGFNQRMVAEVMKHGFLDRHVPTIRALYKSQRDAMLAALTREMAGLDVQWNTPDGGMFLWARLPAGMNAVDLLPRAVDKGVAFVPGAAFYADNADPRTLRLSFVTASVDQINTGMAALAAAIRESREG, from the coding sequence ATGAAACTCAACGACCTGAAAACCACCGACTGGACCCTGGCGCGCCGCGCCGAGAAGATGAACCCCTCGGTCATCCGCGAAATCCTCAAGGTCACCGAACGCCCGGGCATCATCAGCTTTGCGGGGGGCCTGCCCTCGCCCAAGACCTTTCCGATCGACGCCTTTTCAGAGGCCTGCGCCAAGGTGCTGCGCGAAGACGGCCAGGCCGCGCTGCAGTACGCCGCCAGCGAGGGCTATGCACCGCTGCGCGAGGCCGTGGCCGCGCAGCTGCCCTGGATGGTGGACCCGTCGCAGGTGCTGATCACCACCGGCTCGCAGCAGGGCCTGGACCTCGTGGCCAAGGTGCTGATCGACGCCGGCAGCCGCATCCTCGTCGAGACCCCGACCTACCTGGGCGCGCTGCAGGCCTTTGCGCCCATGGAGCCCGAGGTGGTGAGCGTGGCCAGCGACGCCGAAGGCGTGGACGTGGACGACCTGGCCCGCAAGGCCACGGGTGCGCGCTTCCTCTACGTGCTGCCCAACTTCCAGAACCCCACCGGGCGCACCATGAGCGAGGCGCGCCGCGCCGCGCTGTCGGCGCGCGCGGCCGAGCTGGGCCTGCCCCTGATCGAGGACAACCCCTATGGCGACCTGTGGTTCGACGCCCCGCCGCCGCTGCCGCTGACCGCGCGCAACCCCGAGGGCTGCATCTACATGGGCTCGTTCTCCAAGGTGCTGGCGCCCGGGCTGCGGCTGGGCTATGTGATCGCGCCCAAGGCCGTGGCCCCCAAGCTGCTGCAGGCCAAGCAGGCGGCCGACCTGCACAGCCCCGGCTTCAACCAGCGCATGGTGGCCGAGGTCATGAAGCACGGCTTCCTGGACCGCCATGTGCCCACCATCCGCGCGCTGTACAAGTCGCAGCGCGATGCGATGCTGGCCGCGCTCACCAGGGAAATGGCGGGCCTGGACGTGCAATGGAACACCCCCGATGGCGGCATGTTCCTGTGGGCCCGGCTGCCCGCCGGCATGAACGCGGTGGACCTGCTGCCCAGGGCCGTGGACAAGGGCGTGGCCTTTGTGCCCGGCGCCGCCTTCTACGCCGACAACGCCGACCCACGCACGCTGCGCCTGAGCTTTGTCACGGCCAGCGTGGACCAGATCAACACCGGCATGGCAGCGCTGGCCGCGGCGATCCGCGAATCGCGGGAAGGCTGA
- a CDS encoding DUF4188 domain-containing protein: protein MYAAAFIFEPGTYDERFHALDAQIEAAAAANAGYLGRETWYSEDRSRINATYYWRDLEALKVFSQHPQHLQAKREYQRWYKGFHIVISEVVRSYGDGVLGHVTPNSRSPRPTGVRP, encoded by the coding sequence ATGTACGCCGCTGCCTTCATCTTCGAGCCAGGCACCTATGACGAGCGCTTCCACGCCCTGGACGCGCAGATTGAAGCCGCCGCCGCGGCCAACGCGGGCTACCTGGGGCGGGAAACCTGGTATTCCGAAGACCGCTCCCGGATCAACGCCACCTACTACTGGCGCGATCTTGAGGCGCTGAAAGTTTTCTCCCAGCACCCGCAGCACCTGCAGGCCAAACGCGAGTACCAGCGCTGGTACAAGGGCTTCCACATCGTCATTTCCGAGGTCGTCCGCTCCTACGGGGACGGCGTGCTCGGCCATGTCACCCCGAATTCAAGATCACCCCGCCCCACTGGAGTACGACCATGA
- a CDS encoding DHCW motif cupin fold protein: protein MKINDIPFGTTDWARVPREEKSAQAGQAFWRTQQFGDVRVRMVEYTPGYVSDHWCTKGHVLLCLSGELHTELQDGRCFTLTPGMSYQVADQAEPHRSTAPQGATLFIVD, encoded by the coding sequence ATGAAGATCAACGACATCCCTTTTGGCACCACCGACTGGGCCCGCGTGCCGCGCGAGGAAAAGAGCGCGCAGGCCGGCCAGGCCTTCTGGCGCACGCAGCAGTTTGGCGATGTGCGCGTGCGCATGGTGGAGTACACGCCCGGCTACGTCTCGGACCACTGGTGCACCAAGGGCCATGTCCTGCTGTGCCTGAGCGGTGAGCTTCATACCGAACTGCAGGACGGCCGATGCTTCACCCTCACACCCGGCATGAGCTACCAGGTGGCCGACCAGGCCGAGCCCCATCGTTCCACCGCGCCGCAGGGCGCCACCCTTTTCATCGTGGACTAG
- a CDS encoding DMT family transporter has translation MNAAREKEALLWGLVGVTLFAATLPMTRLAVGHADAPQLSPWFVTFGRAAVAGVLSVAYLLWQRARGRLRVPQRSEWPLVGMTAFGVIVGFPLFLALALRHVPSTHGAVVTALLPLSTAVLGALWFRQRPSAGFWACAVLGSGLVLAYMVWRAGGFYLGVANIYLIIAMTTGAFGYIGGARLTPRLGAEQVICWVLVSCLPLTVPMAWLFAPADWSAIAAMSWLGFAYVALFSMWIGFFAWYRALALGAVRVSQIQLVQPFLSLLFAVPLAGERLDSVTLVFAIAVIATVYAGKKMPVHAPGAPA, from the coding sequence ATGAATGCCGCCAGGGAAAAAGAGGCCCTGCTCTGGGGCCTGGTGGGGGTGACGCTGTTTGCCGCCACGCTGCCCATGACGCGGCTGGCCGTGGGCCACGCCGACGCGCCGCAGCTCTCGCCCTGGTTCGTGACCTTCGGGCGCGCGGCCGTGGCCGGCGTGCTGTCGGTGGCCTACCTGCTCTGGCAGCGCGCCCGGGGCCGGCTGCGGGTGCCGCAAAGGTCTGAATGGCCGCTGGTGGGCATGACGGCCTTTGGCGTGATCGTGGGTTTCCCGCTGTTCCTCGCGCTGGCGCTGCGCCATGTGCCCAGCACCCATGGCGCGGTGGTCACGGCGCTGCTGCCGCTGTCCACCGCCGTGCTGGGTGCGCTGTGGTTCCGCCAGCGCCCCTCGGCCGGCTTCTGGGCCTGCGCGGTGCTGGGCAGCGGCCTGGTGCTGGCCTACATGGTGTGGCGCGCCGGCGGCTTCTACCTGGGCGTGGCCAACATCTACCTGATCATCGCCATGACCACGGGCGCCTTTGGCTACATCGGCGGCGCGCGCCTCACGCCGCGCCTGGGCGCTGAGCAGGTGATCTGCTGGGTGCTGGTGAGCTGCCTGCCGCTGACCGTGCCCATGGCCTGGCTGTTTGCGCCGGCCGACTGGTCGGCCATTGCGGCCATGAGCTGGCTGGGCTTTGCCTATGTGGCGCTGTTCTCCATGTGGATCGGCTTTTTTGCCTGGTACCGCGCGCTGGCGCTGGGCGCGGTGCGGGTCAGCCAGATCCAGCTGGTGCAGCCATTTTTGAGCCTGCTGTTTGCCGTGCCGCTGGCCGGCGAGCGGCTGGACAGCGTCACGCTGGTCTTCGCCATCGCCGTGATCGCCACCGTGTACGCGGGCAAGAAGATGCCGGTGCACGCACCAGGAGCCCCCGCATGA